In a single window of the Gossypium hirsutum isolate 1008001.06 chromosome D02, Gossypium_hirsutum_v2.1, whole genome shotgun sequence genome:
- the LOC121214557 gene encoding uncharacterized protein — translation MKKRPNCNALQSQRDCARKYPIRRKHADPPPGSGHCADFHFAIENKKKTSKSFLSFLCFLKTQYLLLLLSSSTTPVNSREGFTVASPRLWHTEGITDGGAPPAKGDWRRKWRGRRDRGQARMGRPAASEGQGSKTLGAALGFFSETLA, via the exons atgaaaaaaaggcCAAATTGCAACGCGTTGCAAAGTCAGAGGGACTGTGCGCGCAAATATCCCATTcgaagaaaacacgcggatcctccccctgGGTCAGGTCACTGCGCAG ACTTTCATTTTgctattgaaaataaaaaaaaaacttcaaaaagttttctttcttttctctgtttCTTAAAAACCCAATATCTCCTCCTCCTTTTGAGTTCGAGCACGACGCCGGTGAACTCGCGCGAAGGCTTCACCGTAGCCTCGCCGCGGCTTTGGCACACAGAGGGAATCACCGACGGTGGCGCGCCGCCAGCAAAAG GTGATTGGCGGCGCAAGTGGCGTGGTCGACGTGACCGTGGGCAGGCACGGATGGGACGTCCGGCGGCGTCAGAAGGCCAAGGGTCAaagaccctaggtgcggcgctagggtttttttctgaaaccctagcttgA